A portion of the Candidatus Pristimantibacillus lignocellulolyticus genome contains these proteins:
- a CDS encoding Crp/Fnr family transcriptional regulator → MLLHKGEILFRQGDSGSLFHLKSGLLKIVRIHPDGTQILVNIIVPDETIPHHSLISANPCYGTAIALNTCEVDVIPAKEWYEELANNAEKCLAIATQLQDKLRMMQQRIDQLTQVTPAEKLQKLQSWFHNYIAPDTITDILTQDEIGQFIGLRRETINRLLRNQVKTTKPT, encoded by the coding sequence ATGCTTTTACATAAAGGCGAAATCTTATTTCGACAAGGTGATTCTGGATCACTTTTTCATCTGAAAAGTGGTTTATTAAAAATTGTTAGAATTCATCCCGATGGTACTCAAATATTAGTCAACATTATTGTCCCAGATGAAACGATTCCGCATCACTCTCTAATTAGTGCTAATCCTTGTTATGGAACAGCCATCGCACTCAACACTTGCGAAGTTGATGTTATTCCAGCGAAGGAGTGGTATGAAGAGCTAGCAAATAACGCCGAGAAATGTCTTGCTATCGCAACACAGCTCCAAGATAAACTACGAATGATGCAGCAACGAATTGATCAACTAACCCAAGTAACTCCAGCCGAGAAGTTACAAAAGTTACAGTCTTGGTTTCACAATTATATTGCCCCTGACACCATTACGGATATATTAACACAAGATGAGATTGGACAGTTCATCGGCCTTCGACGCGAAACGATCAATCGACTGCTACGTAATCAAGTTAAGACAACAAAGCCAACGTAA
- the hmpA gene encoding NO-inducible flavohemoprotein, protein MLSKHTIEVIKSTVPVLEVHGTTITKRFYQRLFENNPELLNIFNHANQSQGRQQNALANAVLAAAKYIDQLEAILPVVKQIAHKHRSLGIRPEHYPIVGENLLAAIKEVLGDAATDEIIGAWADAYGVIADVFISIEAEMYAQTEQQRGGWEGFRAFKVDKKIKESNVITSFYLVPADGEDIANFEAGQYVSVKIDNIPGEKNTHIRQYSLSNAPGKPYYRISVKCEDAYDEKPAGKVSVYLHEQVNEGDVLMLSAPAGEFTLNLADERPVVFISGGVGLTPLVSMFSSLTVTDPNRQMKFIHAARNGEVHALRDEIELVASKSASASVHWCYEKPTDQDKQSQAYTHEGYIDLPWLEQIVATKDAHFYFCGPVPFMSKVNSLLEQWGVAPEDIHYEFFGPAGSL, encoded by the coding sequence ATGCTAAGTAAACATACAATAGAAGTTATCAAATCCACAGTGCCAGTATTAGAAGTTCACGGAACGACAATTACAAAAAGATTTTATCAACGATTGTTCGAAAACAATCCGGAATTACTAAATATTTTTAATCATGCAAATCAAAGCCAAGGAAGACAACAAAATGCTCTTGCTAACGCCGTATTAGCGGCAGCAAAGTATATTGATCAATTGGAAGCTATTTTACCGGTCGTGAAGCAGATTGCACACAAACACCGTAGTCTTGGTATTCGTCCAGAGCATTATCCGATTGTCGGAGAAAATCTTCTTGCCGCTATAAAAGAAGTTTTAGGAGATGCTGCAACCGATGAAATCATAGGAGCATGGGCAGATGCTTATGGTGTAATTGCTGATGTGTTTATCTCAATCGAAGCTGAAATGTATGCACAAACTGAGCAACAACGAGGTGGCTGGGAAGGATTTAGAGCATTCAAGGTTGATAAGAAGATTAAAGAAAGTAATGTTATTACATCATTCTATCTGGTTCCAGCAGATGGAGAAGATATTGCTAATTTCGAAGCTGGTCAATATGTAAGTGTGAAAATAGATAATATACCAGGCGAAAAGAACACGCACATTCGTCAATACAGCCTATCTAATGCGCCTGGGAAACCTTACTACCGTATATCCGTTAAGTGTGAAGATGCATACGATGAAAAACCTGCAGGTAAAGTTTCTGTTTATTTACATGAGCAAGTGAATGAAGGCGATGTGTTAATGTTGTCAGCACCTGCTGGTGAATTTACTTTGAATTTAGCAGATGAGCGTCCAGTTGTCTTTATTAGTGGTGGGGTAGGTTTAACGCCGCTAGTTAGTATGTTCAGTAGCTTAACGGTTACTGATCCGAATCGCCAGATGAAATTTATTCATGCTGCTCGTAATGGAGAAGTTCATGCGTTACGTGATGAAATCGAGCTAGTTGCAAGTAAATCTGCTAGTGCATCTGTTCATTGGTGCTATGAAAAGCCTACTGATCAAGATAAGCAGTCACAAGCGTATACTCATGAAGGTTATATTGATCTACCGTGGCTAGAGCAGATCGTAGCAACTAAAGATGCACATTTCTACTTCTGTGGACCTGTACCATTTATGAGTAAAGTGAATAGTTTATTGGAGCAATGGGGAGTTGCCCCAGAGGATATTCATTATGAATTTTTTGGACCAGCGGGTAGCTTGTAA
- a CDS encoding LCP family protein has product MSNETETAKEATSRTLTHINKKKRKKMIVYISLVVVCIAVICGLTFKNQIAFYLFKTVYSKDIGKAFDEAYVPIDNVDPPIVIKDKEPFSLLLLGVDQREQEAARSDAIIYAVVRPKDSKLLLVSIPRDTYVDIIGKNYKDKVNAAFAYGGAKMSIDTIGNFLGSPAHYYATINFHGLIDVVDTIGGVKLPITKDIVNKHRDHEKFTIEANKPKYYGIDALNYVRYREDSDFYRTERQRIFIGAMIKEMMNIGNLSKIDDLIAIGGKNFTTNMKAEDITDWAETLVKTSPQISNYMIDGYDERINGTYYYMPRDSSLEAIQLVIKSWLDPNSELTDLEIPTVS; this is encoded by the coding sequence TTGAGTAATGAAACGGAGACGGCTAAAGAAGCTACTTCAAGGACTTTAACTCACATCAATAAAAAGAAACGAAAAAAAATGATAGTATATATAAGCTTAGTAGTCGTATGTATCGCTGTAATATGTGGGCTAACATTCAAAAATCAAATTGCCTTTTATTTATTTAAAACAGTTTACTCTAAAGACATCGGTAAAGCATTCGATGAAGCTTATGTCCCTATCGATAATGTAGATCCACCAATAGTCATTAAAGATAAGGAACCATTTTCCTTATTATTACTGGGAGTGGATCAAAGAGAGCAGGAAGCTGCGCGATCAGATGCTATTATTTATGCCGTAGTCAGGCCAAAGGATAGTAAATTATTACTTGTATCCATACCGAGAGATACCTATGTAGATATTATAGGGAAGAATTACAAGGATAAAGTAAACGCTGCTTTCGCCTATGGCGGTGCGAAAATGAGCATCGATACGATCGGGAATTTTTTAGGGAGTCCTGCTCATTACTACGCAACCATTAACTTTCATGGATTGATAGATGTGGTAGACACGATCGGAGGAGTAAAGCTTCCTATTACAAAAGATATCGTTAATAAACATAGAGATCATGAGAAATTTACAATTGAAGCAAATAAGCCTAAATACTATGGCATCGATGCTCTAAACTATGTTCGCTATCGTGAAGATTCTGACTTCTATCGTACGGAAAGACAACGAATATTTATAGGTGCAATGATTAAGGAAATGATGAATATAGGAAACTTATCAAAAATAGATGATCTTATTGCAATAGGCGGAAAAAATTTCACAACAAATATGAAAGCCGAAGATATAACAGATTGGGCTGAAACTCTAGTAAAGACCTCTCCTCAAATATCTAACTACATGATTGATGGCTATGATGAAAGGATCAATGGAACATACTATTATATGCCCAGAGATAGTAGCCTAGAGGCAATACAATTAGTTATTAAATCATGGTTAGATCCTAATTCAGAATTAACAGATCTAGAGATTCCAACGGTATCGTAG
- a CDS encoding response regulator transcription factor, translating into MEGNLLLIEDDPAISTMVADYLSKEGYTTTVVDNGEQAIKQFQSNSYDLVLLDLMLPKLSGLEVLQLIRGESRVPILILSAKDNEVEKALGLRFGADDYITKPFSLLELAARVQASIRRATQYSNVKSDQEPTSQLLSVGELLIDPDNFKVSKRNQEIKLTATEFQILKLFIQNPTRVYTKALLFQLIWKEDYYRDDNVINVHMRRLREKIEDDPSNPRYITTLWGIGYRLGEI; encoded by the coding sequence ATGGAGGGAAACCTGCTTCTTATTGAAGATGATCCTGCAATCAGCACAATGGTAGCAGATTACTTGAGTAAAGAGGGCTACACAACCACTGTTGTTGATAACGGTGAACAAGCTATTAAACAATTCCAATCTAACAGCTATGATCTAGTGTTGCTTGATCTAATGCTCCCTAAGTTGAGTGGCTTAGAAGTTTTACAGCTCATTCGGGGAGAAAGTCGTGTTCCGATTCTTATTCTATCTGCAAAAGACAACGAAGTTGAGAAAGCGCTTGGTTTACGATTTGGTGCTGATGATTATATAACGAAACCATTTTCGCTCCTTGAATTGGCCGCTCGAGTGCAGGCATCCATTCGTAGGGCGACACAATATTCGAATGTTAAATCTGATCAGGAACCAACCTCACAGCTGCTTTCGGTTGGTGAATTACTGATTGATCCCGATAACTTTAAGGTATCGAAAAGAAATCAAGAAATTAAACTCACGGCAACTGAATTTCAAATTCTGAAACTGTTCATTCAAAACCCAACAAGAGTCTATACTAAGGCATTACTTTTCCAACTCATATGGAAAGAAGACTATTACCGTGATGACAATGTCATTAACGTGCACATGAGACGGTTACGCGAAAAGATTGAAGATGACCCCTCCAATCCACGTTATATTACTACACTGTGGGGAATTGGTTACCGACTGGGAGAGATATAA
- a CDS encoding sensor histidine kinase — protein MNGYWWILIIPLVGLLFLYVRERMTNQSTRKELIYISNKLEHFMASNSSQIQERLLIVTGDRQLRELLQAINALLERSSQLAADYTRTDQAMRMMLANVSHDLKTPLTVIMGYAEMLTRNTDLPQDERQRMLDQVYKKTVEVHELINAFFDLSRLEADDFDLPLSVIDACEVCRHRILAYYDLLSDRNFKVDINLPEQAVLVYANEEALSRILDNLLSNAVRYGADGRYLGLSLTQEEGKIHIEVIDRGRGIPKADLKRVFDRMYTMEDSRNRNMQGSGLGLAIAKRLTERLGGRINLESIPYSQTSFSVTLPLHSKRTNQ, from the coding sequence ATGAACGGATACTGGTGGATTTTAATCATTCCTCTTGTCGGACTTTTATTTTTGTATGTGCGTGAGCGCATGACAAACCAGTCAACTCGAAAAGAACTAATTTACATAAGTAATAAACTAGAACATTTTATGGCGAGCAATAGCTCTCAAATTCAAGAACGTCTCCTTATTGTGACTGGTGACCGTCAGTTAAGAGAATTGCTTCAGGCGATCAATGCACTACTTGAACGTTCCAGTCAGTTAGCCGCTGATTACACAAGGACGGATCAGGCTATGAGGATGATGCTAGCTAACGTATCCCATGATTTGAAGACACCTCTCACCGTTATTATGGGCTACGCCGAAATGCTTACACGCAATACCGATTTACCACAGGATGAACGGCAAAGAATGCTCGATCAAGTATACAAAAAGACCGTTGAAGTGCATGAACTAATCAATGCATTCTTCGATCTTTCAAGGCTTGAAGCGGATGACTTTGATCTCCCTCTATCTGTTATTGATGCGTGTGAAGTATGCCGTCATCGTATTTTAGCCTACTACGATCTGCTTTCAGATCGAAACTTCAAGGTCGATATTAATCTCCCCGAACAAGCGGTATTGGTATATGCGAACGAAGAGGCTTTATCCAGAATTCTTGATAATCTGCTTTCAAATGCTGTTCGTTATGGAGCGGATGGTCGTTATCTTGGATTGTCACTTACACAGGAAGAAGGAAAGATACATATTGAGGTAATAGATCGAGGACGGGGAATACCTAAGGCAGATCTGAAAAGAGTTTTTGATCGAATGTATACAATGGAAGACTCGAGAAATCGTAACATGCAAGGAAGTGGACTTGGTCTTGCAATTGCCAAAAGACTCACTGAACGATTAGGGGGACGCATCAATCTTGAGAGCATCCCATATTCACAAACAAGCTTTTCCGTAACACTCCCACTACACTCAAAAAGGACTAACCAATAA
- a CDS encoding ATP-binding cassette domain-containing protein: MADIIRTLLLSKNYGMADVLSSVNMNVQRGEIYGFLGPNGAGKSTLMKILLGLVQPTGGEIELFEQRLHFDSRDHLKRIGHLIEIPAFYEKLTAMQNLELHTEYMGYYNKQAIREALELVQLVGVDNKPVKQFSLGMRQRLGIARAISTRPELLLLDEPINGLDPEGIHAMRNLFRRLRDEWGITLLISSHVLSEIEQVADKIGVINKGRLIREVSMETVRASTTDYVEITTSDTNSAAFVLEEKLKIKNFRKISDHVIRIYDTGITQEALSKGLIMNDVPIESMTRRHHTLEEYFFDMIKGGVEHVPSHQARA, from the coding sequence ATGGCCGATATTATTCGAACGTTATTACTTAGTAAGAATTATGGCATGGCAGACGTTTTGTCTAGTGTTAATATGAATGTTCAACGCGGTGAAATATATGGTTTTCTAGGACCGAATGGTGCCGGTAAATCGACATTAATGAAAATACTGCTTGGACTGGTACAACCAACTGGTGGCGAAATTGAATTGTTTGAGCAAAGGTTACACTTTGATTCGAGAGATCATCTGAAACGAATTGGACACTTGATAGAAATACCTGCCTTCTATGAAAAGCTGACTGCAATGCAAAACTTGGAACTGCACACAGAATACATGGGATACTATAACAAGCAAGCTATTCGTGAGGCGTTAGAACTGGTGCAACTGGTTGGGGTAGACAATAAACCTGTAAAGCAATTTTCACTTGGTATGAGACAGCGACTGGGGATTGCAAGAGCAATTTCTACTCGTCCTGAATTACTATTGTTAGACGAACCTATTAATGGCTTAGATCCAGAAGGTATCCATGCCATGCGGAATTTGTTCCGAAGACTGCGCGATGAATGGGGAATAACACTTCTTATCTCCAGCCATGTACTGTCAGAAATTGAACAAGTGGCTGATAAAATTGGGGTAATCAATAAAGGAAGATTAATTCGTGAAGTATCGATGGAAACGGTGCGTGCCTCTACGACCGATTATGTAGAAATTACAACATCGGATACCAACTCAGCAGCATTTGTGTTGGAAGAGAAGCTTAAAATTAAAAACTTTAGAAAAATTAGTGATCATGTCATTCGTATTTATGATACTGGTATTACACAAGAGGCTTTATCTAAGGGACTCATCATGAACGATGTACCTATCGAATCCATGACTCGCCGTCATCATACATTAGAGGAATACTTCTTTGATATGATTAAAGGAGGTGTTGAACATGTTCCATCTCATCAAGCTAGAGCTTAA
- a CDS encoding ABC transporter permease has protein sequence MFHLIKLELKKGRFNSYLWGSMIAYGVITGFLILLYFVEGKAQVDPMFQSYPEMLQVIDIMIRATFIIYSSVLLSKLIISEFKDKTMALLFTYPISRKKLIFAKLSIVFVWVFANVIIANLIIDALFIAINSGYGYVSDTLTSEILVQHAIHVVMQAFGAAGMSLLPLAFGMRKKSVPATIVSSILIVSIVCSNNMGFSLSSIIAIPLSLAAIGILLSYLSFRNIDRVDVS, from the coding sequence ATGTTCCATCTCATCAAGCTAGAGCTTAAAAAGGGACGCTTCAATAGCTATCTTTGGGGTTCAATGATTGCCTATGGGGTTATTACTGGTTTTTTGATACTGCTATACTTTGTGGAAGGTAAAGCACAAGTGGATCCTATGTTTCAGAGCTACCCTGAGATGTTGCAAGTGATAGATATTATGATCAGAGCGACATTTATTATCTACTCATCAGTGCTATTATCCAAATTAATTATTTCGGAATTCAAAGATAAGACGATGGCACTTCTTTTCACTTATCCAATTAGCCGTAAGAAGCTCATCTTTGCTAAGCTGTCGATTGTATTCGTCTGGGTATTTGCCAATGTCATTATAGCGAACCTTATCATTGACGCTTTGTTTATCGCTATTAATTCTGGGTATGGTTACGTATCGGACACCTTAACAAGTGAGATTTTAGTTCAACATGCAATTCATGTCGTGATGCAAGCTTTCGGTGCTGCAGGTATGAGCCTACTGCCGCTTGCCTTTGGCATGCGTAAAAAATCAGTACCAGCAACTATTGTATCCTCTATCCTAATCGTGTCTATCGTATGCTCAAATAATATGGGCTTCTCCCTAAGCTCCATTATCGCTATTCCATTATCTCTTGCTGCTATTGGAATACTACTCTCTTATCTAAGCTTTAGAAACATAGATAGGGTAGATGTAAGCTAA
- a CDS encoding MetQ/NlpA family ABC transporter substrate-binding protein, translating to MKKLILVLTLFTFIVAGCGQANNANEPNTSGNVTGNEEVTLKVASLIAPMTEILDLVKPKLAEQGINLEMVVLSDNVQPNSALAAKEVDANFFQHVPYMEEFNRNNDSELVPVKPIYFANYGVYSKAYKSMDELPDGAVIAIANDISNVDRSLAMLAQHDIIKLQEKTGTYYTQADIIENPKNYKFEEIDLLMLARMYDDADAVVMTPAYAKPLGLTPKSDALLTEGVENDFAITLVARKDNADSELIQKLAEAMTSPEVREFLEKNYDETAIPAF from the coding sequence ATGAAAAAACTGATTTTAGTACTAACGTTATTTACATTTATTGTAGCTGGTTGTGGTCAAGCGAATAATGCTAACGAGCCCAATACTAGTGGAAATGTAACAGGTAATGAAGAAGTAACATTGAAAGTAGCTTCATTAATTGCTCCAATGACAGAGATTCTTGATCTTGTGAAGCCAAAGCTAGCTGAGCAAGGTATTAATCTAGAAATGGTTGTATTAAGTGACAATGTTCAACCTAATAGCGCTCTTGCAGCAAAAGAAGTTGATGCGAATTTCTTTCAACATGTACCTTACATGGAAGAATTCAATAGAAACAATGATTCTGAGCTAGTCCCAGTTAAGCCAATATACTTTGCCAATTATGGTGTATATTCTAAAGCATATAAATCTATGGATGAACTGCCTGATGGTGCGGTCATTGCTATTGCCAATGATATTTCTAATGTTGATCGTTCTCTAGCGATGTTAGCTCAACATGATATCATCAAGTTACAAGAAAAAACGGGTACATATTATACGCAAGCGGACATAATTGAAAACCCGAAAAATTATAAGTTCGAAGAAATTGATTTGTTAATGCTAGCGAGAATGTATGATGACGCTGATGCAGTCGTGATGACTCCTGCTTATGCAAAACCACTTGGCTTAACACCAAAAAGTGATGCACTACTTACAGAAGGTGTAGAAAATGACTTTGCTATTACGTTAGTTGCACGCAAAGATAACGCTGATTCTGAGTTAATTCAAAAGCTAGCTGAAGCGATGACTAGTCCAGAAGTACGTGAGTTTTTAGAAAAAAATTATGACGAAACGGCAATTCCAGCGTTTTAA
- a CDS encoding ABC transporter permease, whose protein sequence is MPEILVQYQAEIIKAIGETFVMVGVSILAAVLIGLPVGTFLFLCRRGQLLENQFSFQLLNLIVNTIRSFPFLLLVVFLIPFTRIIIGTAIGTAAATVPLAIIAIAHYSRLVEQSLLDVPKGVMEAAISMGASVKQVIFKFLYVEARSGLVLGLTTSIISFISYSTIMGVVGGGGIGDFAIRYGYQQFKTDLMMYMIIIMVILVQLIQFIGTTVSRIIDKR, encoded by the coding sequence ATGCCTGAAATATTAGTTCAATATCAAGCTGAAATTATAAAGGCTATCGGAGAAACCTTTGTCATGGTGGGCGTTTCTATTCTAGCTGCAGTTCTCATCGGGCTCCCAGTAGGGACGTTTTTGTTTCTTTGCAGAAGAGGCCAACTGCTAGAAAATCAATTTAGCTTTCAACTGCTGAATTTAATAGTTAATACGATACGTTCTTTCCCGTTTTTACTATTAGTCGTTTTTCTAATACCATTTACAAGAATAATTATTGGTACTGCGATTGGTACTGCGGCTGCAACTGTTCCATTAGCGATAATCGCGATTGCGCATTATTCAAGGTTAGTCGAACAATCTTTATTGGATGTACCTAAAGGAGTAATGGAAGCAGCGATTTCGATGGGGGCATCGGTTAAACAAGTTATTTTTAAGTTCCTTTATGTTGAGGCGCGTTCTGGATTAGTGCTTGGATTAACGACCTCGATAATTAGTTTTATTTCATACTCGACGATTATGGGTGTTGTCGGGGGTGGTGGTATCGGAGACTTTGCGATTAGGTATGGTTATCAGCAGTTTAAGACGGATTTGATGATGTATATGATTATCATTATGGTTATACTGGTACAGCTCATTCAATTTATTGGAACAACTGTATCAAGAATAATAGATAAAAGATAG
- a CDS encoding methionine ABC transporter ATP-binding protein, translating to MIKVHNVSKNFAQFEAIKSISLTISKGEIYGIIGASGAGKSTLLRLINLLETPDQGEVEVNGLQLTSLNSASLRQARKSIGMIFQHFNLVANKTVYENIAVALQLANYPSKERRSRVLECLQFVGLESYIDQYPAELSGGQKQRVAIARALANNPQVLLCDEPTSSLDPNTTAEILAVLENINKRLGVTIVIVSHEMDVIRSICNRVTVMAAGEIYDTVDIQPKGIHKIDHSPQSFVEQLIKGGENDHA from the coding sequence GTGATTAAAGTACATAATGTCAGTAAAAACTTTGCACAGTTTGAAGCTATTAAATCTATTTCCTTAACGATAAGTAAAGGTGAAATTTACGGAATCATTGGAGCAAGTGGAGCAGGTAAATCTACTTTGCTTCGTTTAATAAATTTGCTCGAAACCCCTGATCAAGGGGAAGTAGAAGTTAATGGTCTACAGTTAACAAGTTTGAACAGTGCTAGTCTTCGTCAAGCTCGCAAATCAATTGGGATGATCTTTCAGCATTTTAATCTAGTTGCGAATAAGACGGTTTATGAGAACATCGCGGTAGCGCTACAGCTGGCAAATTATCCGAGTAAAGAACGTAGAAGCCGTGTGTTGGAGTGTCTTCAATTTGTTGGATTGGAAAGTTATATAGATCAATATCCTGCGGAGTTAAGTGGTGGACAAAAGCAACGAGTTGCGATTGCACGGGCTTTAGCTAATAATCCGCAAGTATTATTATGTGACGAGCCTACCTCTTCGCTTGATCCTAATACAACTGCTGAAATTTTAGCAGTATTAGAAAACATCAATAAAAGGCTTGGCGTTACGATCGTTATTGTCAGTCATGAGATGGATGTCATTCGAAGTATATGTAACCGAGTAACTGTAATGGCAGCTGGAGAAATTTACGATACCGTAGATATCCAGCCAAAAGGAATTCACAAGATAGATCATAGCCCTCAAAGCTTTGTAGAACAACTAATAAAGGGTGGTGAGAATGATCATGCCTGA
- a CDS encoding DUF2798 domain-containing protein, which yields MPSNKKEGIIFGLFMCFGMVIIMTTYNTALHGFSDFTIGSALIQFVITFAVAFIVESLVEPKARKLALSLPYNKSKQINMILAIAFCMVPSMVLIMSVYGVILKATLMGIEGSYLFEYIKTVGLNIIVALPAQLLIVGPISRWLLVHFVKTSTTHKPELKVL from the coding sequence TTGCCTAGCAATAAAAAAGAAGGTATTATTTTCGGACTATTTATGTGTTTTGGAATGGTTATTATTATGACCACCTATAACACCGCTCTACACGGGTTTTCAGATTTTACAATTGGAAGTGCATTAATTCAATTCGTCATAACTTTTGCCGTCGCTTTTATCGTGGAGTCCTTAGTTGAACCTAAAGCACGCAAACTTGCGTTATCGTTACCATATAACAAATCTAAGCAAATCAACATGATATTAGCGATTGCTTTTTGTATGGTTCCCTCAATGGTACTTATTATGTCAGTTTACGGAGTTATTCTGAAAGCGACATTGATGGGAATCGAAGGTTCATATTTGTTTGAGTACATTAAAACAGTCGGACTAAATATTATTGTGGCACTTCCAGCGCAATTACTAATTGTAGGACCAATCTCTCGTTGGTTATTAGTTCATTTCGTTAAAACATCGACTACTCATAAGCCTGAATTAAAAGTCTTATAA
- a CDS encoding AraC family transcriptional regulator yields the protein MMHTRYELTPSAISSFPLFIESIGHNEDQEKIFRPHGFSYFHWLQTYEGEGEFIIEDKTYRLTKGTGVLLYPDVAHTYYTVTDQWCTQYITFGGSNVDTILRTLGIEQSTYFSWEEHSPLHMTITNIIDKLENNNNDIYYSSYDMSSDVYFFLMQLKQHGQMNNRTSIQRHIVQLQPVLDWLEIHYADPNVGIEQMATVLKLTPRQMNTLFQTAFHVSPYAYLIRLRLRKSKEMLLLEREISITQIASRVGFRDVSHFVASFRKQMELTPEKFRLMN from the coding sequence ATGATGCATACGCGATATGAATTAACACCCTCTGCAATTAGTAGTTTTCCTTTATTTATCGAGAGTATCGGGCATAACGAAGATCAAGAAAAAATATTTCGTCCTCATGGGTTTTCATACTTTCATTGGTTACAAACTTACGAGGGCGAGGGTGAATTTATTATAGAGGATAAGACCTATCGACTTACTAAAGGAACCGGAGTTTTACTATATCCTGATGTAGCCCATACGTATTACACTGTTACGGATCAATGGTGCACACAATATATTACGTTTGGTGGCAGTAATGTCGATACCATTCTACGTACACTTGGCATAGAGCAATCCACCTATTTCAGCTGGGAGGAACATTCTCCACTACATATGACGATTACGAACATAATAGACAAGCTTGAAAACAATAACAATGATATATATTATTCTAGCTACGATATGTCTTCAGACGTATACTTTTTCCTCATGCAGCTGAAGCAACATGGTCAGATGAATAATCGAACTTCAATTCAGCGTCATATCGTACAATTACAGCCAGTATTGGATTGGCTAGAAATTCATTACGCTGATCCAAACGTTGGAATTGAACAAATGGCAACAGTGCTGAAACTAACTCCAAGGCAAATGAATACGTTGTTTCAAACTGCATTTCATGTATCTCCATATGCGTATCTCATTCGATTACGACTTAGAAAGTCTAAGGAGATGTTACTCCTTGAAAGAGAGATATCGATTACTCAAATTGCAAGTCGTGTAGGATTTCGTGATGTTAGTCATTTTGTAGCTAGCTTTCGAAAGCAGATGGAATTAACTCCTGAGAAGTTCAGGTTAATGAATTAG